One genomic region from Nocardia vinacea encodes:
- a CDS encoding SRPBCC family protein — MATIRTEIVIDTSPQHIWDVVRDVGAVHTRLLPGRVADTRIQGVERFLTFPDGHVIRELIVSIDDRTRRLAYSVTEGARPSLDYHHASFEVRSEGERGRLIWITDVLPDTVAPEIRIRTEYGIKEMKQAIEASALDCIARS, encoded by the coding sequence ATGGCCACCATCCGCACCGAAATCGTCATCGATACTTCCCCACAACACATTTGGGATGTCGTACGTGATGTCGGCGCCGTGCACACACGCCTGCTCCCCGGCCGAGTCGCCGACACCCGCATCCAGGGCGTCGAACGCTTCCTCACATTTCCGGACGGCCACGTAATCCGGGAACTGATCGTCTCCATCGACGACCGAACCCGCCGCCTGGCCTACTCCGTCACGGAAGGCGCCAGACCATCCCTGGACTACCACCACGCATCCTTCGAGGTCCGAAGCGAGGGTGAGCGCGGCCGCCTGATCTGGATAACCGATGTCCTCCCCGACACCGTCGCCCCCGAAATTCGAATCCGCACCGAATACGGCATCAAGGAAATGAAACAGGCAATCGAAGCATCAGCACTGGACTGCATCGCTCGATCGTGA